A region from the Flavobacterium enshiense genome encodes:
- the dnaX gene encoding DNA polymerase III subunit gamma/tau, which produces MEQFIVSARKYRPQTFKDVVGQQAITNTLLNAIENNHLAQALLFTGPRGVGKTTCARILARKINQEGYDDPYEDFAFNVFELDAASNNSVDDIRNLIDQVRIPPQTGKYKVYIIDEVHMLSQAAFNAFLKTLEEPPRHAIFILATTEKHKIIPTILSRCQIFDFKRITVKDAKEHLAEVAASQNITFEDDALHIIAQKADGAMRDALSIFDRVVSFCGSNLTRQAVTENLNVLDFEYYIRVTDLILENKIPELLLAYNDILAKGFDGHHFVAGLASHFRDLWVCKNPATLILLEAGEHAQNLYREQSQKTSQEFLLQGIELANDCDLKYKASQNQRLLVELCLMQLASITFDGEKKKLSPL; this is translated from the coding sequence ATGGAACAATTCATCGTATCAGCCCGTAAATACAGACCCCAAACGTTCAAGGACGTAGTTGGGCAACAGGCGATTACGAATACTTTACTGAATGCTATAGAGAACAATCACCTGGCTCAGGCGCTGCTTTTTACAGGGCCCCGTGGAGTTGGAAAAACGACTTGTGCGCGTATTCTTGCCCGAAAAATAAATCAGGAAGGCTATGACGATCCGTATGAAGACTTTGCTTTCAACGTATTTGAATTGGATGCCGCTTCGAACAACTCGGTTGACGATATCCGAAATCTGATTGATCAGGTTCGTATCCCGCCGCAGACCGGAAAATACAAAGTATATATTATTGACGAGGTACATATGTTATCTCAGGCCGCTTTCAATGCGTTTCTTAAAACGTTGGAAGAACCGCCACGTCATGCTATATTCATTTTAGCTACAACCGAAAAACACAAAATCATTCCAACGATTTTGTCCCGTTGTCAGATATTTGATTTTAAACGAATTACCGTTAAAGATGCCAAAGAACATTTGGCGGAAGTAGCAGCAAGTCAGAATATTACTTTTGAGGATGATGCATTACACATTATTGCCCAAAAAGCTGACGGCGCAATGCGTGATGCCTTATCTATATTTGACCGCGTGGTTTCTTTCTGCGGAAGCAATCTTACCCGTCAGGCAGTAACCGAAAATCTAAATGTACTTGATTTCGAATACTATATAAGAGTAACCGATTTAATTCTGGAAAATAAAATCCCGGAATTACTATTGGCTTACAACGATATCTTGGCTAAAGGCTTTGACGGACATCATTTCGTAGCCGGTTTAGCTTCTCATTTCAGGGATTTATGGGTTTGTAAAAATCCGGCAACTCTGATTTTATTGGAAGCCGGCGAACATGCTCAGAATTTATACCGTGAACAGTCGCAAAAAACATCACAGGAATTTCTTTTACAGGGAATTGAATTAGCAAATGATTGTGATTTGAAATACAAAGCATCGCAAAACCAACGTCTTTTGGTTGAACTTTGCCTTATGCAGCTTGCCTCTATCACATTTGATGGAGAAAAAAAAAAGCTAAGTCCTTTATAA
- a CDS encoding SixA phosphatase family protein, translating into MKNLILIRHAKSSWKAPLKDLDRPLSKRGIGDAHLTSHAIDRFLPKTFIVWSSPARRAKETAMIYAQNLAIPLETIMYKEDLYTFDESSLETTIKNCENKYDNLILFGHNEAITNFVNKFGDHYIDNVPTSGFVSLKFEEEDWKNIQRGKIVKTVFPSQLKS; encoded by the coding sequence ATGAAAAACTTAATTCTTATTCGTCATGCAAAATCCAGTTGGAAAGCTCCTTTGAAAGATTTGGACAGACCTTTGTCTAAAAGAGGTATTGGTGATGCTCATTTAACTTCACATGCGATAGATCGATTTTTACCAAAAACATTCATAGTCTGGAGCAGTCCGGCAAGAAGAGCTAAAGAAACGGCTATGATTTATGCACAAAATCTCGCCATTCCGTTAGAGACTATTATGTATAAAGAGGATTTGTATACATTTGACGAAAGCAGTTTGGAAACAACCATAAAAAACTGCGAAAATAAATATGATAACTTAATTCTTTTCGGACATAATGAGGCAATCACAAATTTTGTTAATAAATTTGGAGACCACTATATAGACAATGTCCCAACATCGGGATTTGTCTCGTTAAAGTTTGAAGAAGAAGATTGGAAAAATATACAAAGAGGAAAAATAGTCAAGACAGTTTTTCCGAGTCAGTTAAAATCATGA
- a CDS encoding Ppx/GppA phosphatase family protein, which produces MISIKKYAAIDIGSNAMRLLIMNIVEQAGKETQFNKSALIRVPIRLGQDAFTVGEISEENIDRMIDAMKAFKLLMKVYKVERYMACATSAMREAYNGKEVTEIVKKKADIKIEIIDGKKEAAIIASSDLHHFIKTDQTYLYVDVGGGSTEFSLFSEGKMVASKSFKNGTVRLLNNMVNDIVWQEIEKWIKSKTESYEDITLIGSGGNINKIFKLSGKAQDKPLSYIYLNAEYQKLNALSYEERIAELGLNTDRADVIIHALRIYLKAMKWSGSRNIYVPKIGLSDGVVKAMYNGKI; this is translated from the coding sequence ATGATTTCAATTAAAAAATATGCCGCAATTGATATTGGTTCTAACGCCATGCGATTGCTGATAATGAATATAGTGGAACAAGCCGGAAAAGAAACGCAGTTTAATAAAAGTGCTCTCATTCGAGTACCCATCCGTTTGGGGCAGGATGCTTTTACGGTCGGAGAAATTTCTGAAGAGAATATCGACCGCATGATTGATGCTATGAAAGCGTTTAAACTACTGATGAAAGTATATAAAGTAGAGCGTTATATGGCATGTGCTACCTCTGCTATGCGTGAGGCATATAACGGAAAGGAAGTTACTGAAATCGTTAAGAAAAAAGCCGATATTAAAATTGAAATCATAGATGGTAAAAAAGAAGCAGCTATCATTGCTTCTTCCGATTTACATCATTTTATAAAAACCGACCAAACCTATTTATATGTAGATGTTGGTGGTGGTAGTACGGAGTTTTCATTATTCTCCGAAGGGAAAATGGTCGCCTCAAAATCCTTTAAAAACGGAACGGTGCGTTTGTTGAACAATATGGTAAATGATATTGTCTGGCAGGAGATTGAAAAATGGATTAAATCCAAAACAGAATCCTATGAGGATATCACGCTTATTGGTTCCGGAGGTAACATCAACAAGATTTTCAAATTGTCCGGCAAAGCACAAGACAAACCGCTTTCCTATATTTATCTTAATGCCGAATACCAAAAATTGAACGCTTTAAGCTATGAAGAACGAATTGCCGAATTAGGATTGAATACAGACCGTGCCGACGTTATCATTCATGCTCTTCGCATTTACTTGAAAGCTATGAAGTGGAGTGGTTCAAGAAACATCTATGTACCTAAAATAGGACTATCAGATGGTGTTGTAAAAGCGATGTACAACGGGAAGATTTAG
- a CDS encoding DNA polymerase III subunit gamma/tau codes for MNSNSNNKAETAYGVQVEDRIETATASSTQIAKPIEKSEIVSPASMTAQPKVSAFSLASIKAKREMEASQKASVKQYDELPKEPFTETEMRLQWNNFAQKLSDKGQKIMATYMLINDPTLDGFTIKLELPNEGSKVDFDANKNELLGYLRGKLHNHDIIIDVHVNEVTETKYAFTPIEKFEKLKSINPAIDVLRKIFDLDV; via the coding sequence ATGAACAGTAACAGCAATAATAAAGCTGAAACAGCTTACGGAGTTCAAGTTGAAGATAGAATTGAAACTGCAACTGCAAGCAGTACTCAAATAGCAAAACCAATTGAAAAGAGTGAGATTGTTTCACCTGCTTCAATGACTGCCCAGCCTAAAGTTTCTGCTTTTTCATTGGCAAGTATTAAGGCAAAACGTGAGATGGAAGCTTCTCAAAAAGCCAGTGTAAAACAGTATGATGAATTACCGAAAGAGCCTTTTACAGAAACGGAAATGCGCTTACAATGGAACAACTTTGCACAAAAACTTAGTGACAAGGGGCAGAAAATCATGGCAACTTACATGCTCATCAACGATCCGACTTTAGATGGTTTTACTATAAAACTGGAATTACCTAACGAAGGTTCGAAAGTAGATTTTGATGCTAATAAAAATGAATTATTGGGTTACTTACGCGGTAAACTTCACAACCATGATATTATTATTGATGTTCATGTTAATGAGGTAACTGAAACTAAATACGCTTTTACTCCAATTGAAAAATTCGAAAAATTAAAATCGATTAACCCGGCGATTGATGTTTTAAGAAAGATTTTCGATCTGGATGTGTAA
- the ppk1 gene encoding polyphosphate kinase 1 encodes MSITQENRYIDREKSWLAFNARVLQEAADETVPLLDRLRFLGIFSNNLDEFFRVRYAAIRRLNSEGISGEKILGGISAEQLLKEITEIVIEQQSESLRILSVIEKMLEKENIFIINENEINKEQQNFIKDFFIQKVSPELITIILNDLDEFPLLKDTSGYLAVKLVMKPKSQNTILSKIVQKKETRYAVIEIPKTINRFVVLPSSTDKQYIILLDDVIRYNLHNIFNIFDYESISAHMIKITRDAELDIDADLNKSFMEKISSSVKDRRIGEPVRFVYDQSIDKDTLAFFLTRMGIDATDSLIPGGRYHNRRDYMDFPNLGRYDLLKKQNSPLPVVGLNLEGSILEKIKHKDYLINAPYQSFSYVIKFLREAALDPKVVSIKITLYRLAKNSQIVSSLINAAKNGKKVVVQIELQARFDEVSNISYAEMMQTEGIELIFGVKGLKVHSKICVIERMEEGKIRRYGLISTGNFNESTAKVYTDVTLLTSHVQIMRDISKIFEFFDVNYRVYRYKHLLVSPHYTRSKFYKLIDIEILNALAGREAFIKLKMNSLSDLKMIDKLYEASRAGVKIQLIIRGICSLIPGIPGMSENIEAISIVDNYLEHSRLYIFGNDGNPLIYISSADFMTRNLDARVEVTCPIYDEDVKQELLDTFEIGWKANVKARLHSEKLDNKYRKQPDQKMFRAQEEMYKYYCDKLEVVTENI; translated from the coding sequence ATGAGCATTACGCAGGAGAACAGATATATAGACAGAGAAAAAAGTTGGTTAGCCTTTAACGCAAGAGTACTTCAGGAAGCTGCAGACGAAACAGTTCCATTATTGGACAGGTTGCGTTTTCTGGGTATCTTTTCTAATAATTTAGATGAATTTTTCCGTGTCCGTTATGCTGCGATCCGCAGATTAAACTCAGAAGGTATTTCCGGGGAAAAAATCCTTGGTGGAATTTCTGCTGAACAATTGCTTAAAGAAATTACCGAAATCGTTATCGAACAGCAATCCGAAAGTTTACGGATCCTGAGCGTTATTGAAAAAATGCTGGAGAAGGAGAATATCTTCATCATCAATGAAAATGAAATCAATAAAGAACAACAAAATTTTATTAAGGACTTCTTTATTCAAAAGGTTAGTCCTGAGCTGATTACAATTATACTTAATGATTTGGATGAATTTCCTTTGCTGAAAGATACTTCTGGGTACCTGGCAGTGAAACTAGTGATGAAACCAAAATCACAAAACACGATTCTTTCCAAAATAGTTCAGAAGAAAGAAACGCGTTATGCTGTTATTGAAATCCCTAAAACTATCAATCGTTTTGTGGTACTTCCGTCAAGTACAGACAAGCAGTACATCATTCTGCTTGATGATGTTATCCGATATAATCTGCACAATATTTTCAATATTTTCGATTATGAAAGTATTTCGGCACACATGATCAAAATTACCCGTGATGCCGAATTGGATATTGATGCCGATTTGAATAAAAGTTTCATGGAAAAAATTTCGTCGAGTGTAAAAGACAGACGAATAGGAGAGCCGGTACGATTTGTTTACGATCAATCCATTGATAAAGATACGCTTGCTTTCTTCCTTACGCGTATGGGAATCGATGCCACGGATAGTTTAATTCCGGGCGGCCGTTACCACAATCGTCGTGATTATATGGATTTTCCAAATCTGGGCCGATACGATTTATTGAAAAAACAGAATTCTCCGCTTCCGGTGGTCGGATTAAATCTCGAAGGTAGTATCCTTGAAAAAATTAAGCATAAAGACTATTTGATTAATGCGCCCTATCAATCTTTCTCTTATGTGATTAAATTTCTTCGTGAAGCGGCTTTGGATCCGAAGGTAGTTTCAATCAAGATAACGCTTTATCGTTTGGCTAAAAATTCCCAAATCGTGAGTTCGCTTATTAATGCTGCCAAAAACGGGAAAAAAGTGGTGGTTCAGATTGAATTGCAGGCTCGTTTTGACGAAGTCAGCAATATTTCCTATGCCGAAATGATGCAAACCGAAGGGATCGAATTGATTTTTGGAGTGAAAGGCCTTAAAGTTCATAGCAAGATTTGTGTTATAGAACGTATGGAAGAAGGTAAAATTAGGCGTTACGGATTAATTTCCACAGGGAATTTCAATGAAAGTACCGCCAAAGTTTATACTGATGTTACCTTACTTACAAGTCATGTACAGATAATGCGTGATATTTCAAAAATTTTCGAATTCTTTGACGTGAACTATCGTGTGTATCGTTACAAGCACTTGTTGGTTTCACCACATTATACCCGTTCCAAGTTTTATAAATTGATCGATATTGAGATTTTAAACGCATTGGCCGGAAGAGAAGCTTTCATTAAATTGAAAATGAACAGCTTATCTGATCTGAAAATGATCGATAAATTGTATGAGGCGAGCAGGGCCGGTGTAAAAATACAGCTGATTATAAGAGGAATTTGTTCCCTGATTCCGGGCATTCCTGGAATGAGCGAGAATATCGAGGCTATCAGTATAGTAGATAATTATCTGGAGCATTCGCGATTGTATATTTTTGGGAATGATGGCAACCCACTTATTTATATTTCTTCAGCCGATTTTATGACCCGAAATCTCGATGCTAGGGTAGAAGTTACCTGTCCGATTTACGACGAAGATGTTAAACAGGAACTTTTGGATACTTTCGAAATAGGATGGAAAGCAAATGTTAAAGCCCGTTTGCATTCTGAAAAGTTAGACAATAAATACAGAAAGCAGCCAGATCAGAAAATGTTCCGCGCCCAAGAGGAAATGTATAAGTATTATTGCGATAAGTTAGAAGTTGTTACTGAAAACATATAA